The Saprospiraceae bacterium genome includes a window with the following:
- a CDS encoding DASH family cryptochrome — MGTGKKIILWFRNDLRLHDNESLMDAIEAGAEILPVYVFDERVFKGTTSFGFEKTGVYRSKFLIESIQNLRSNLKGKGADLIVRTGKPEQILYEIAREVKSDWVFCNRERTDEERKVQDRLEQKLWSIGQEIRFARGKMLLYTSDLPFPITHMPDTFTSFRKEVEKFVPVREPLPSPDRIPFLRTTLDPGAIPDLKDFGKKDFSEKHLEHQKFKGGEDEAIKQLKYYIWDSRLIAGYKESRNELLGWDFSSKFSPWLAAGCLSPKLIFSELKKFENSVLKNDSTYWLYFELLWRDFFRLIAKKHGNKIFQYTGTRSVSPEGRTDKNLFNKWAKGKTGVPFVDANMRQLNETGFMSNRGRQNVASFLAKDLKINWLMGAEYFESLLIDYDPSSNYGNWNYIAGVGSDPREDRYFNISVQSKRYDPDGSFIRYWLPELKNADNNLLFSSEHKLNDLVV, encoded by the coding sequence ATGGGGACTGGAAAAAAAATAATACTCTGGTTTCGAAATGATCTTCGCTTGCATGATAATGAATCGCTCATGGATGCAATTGAAGCAGGTGCAGAAATTTTACCTGTTTATGTTTTTGATGAAAGAGTATTTAAAGGAACGACAAGTTTCGGATTTGAAAAAACCGGCGTTTACAGGTCAAAATTTCTTATTGAAAGTATACAAAATTTGCGGTCTAATCTCAAAGGGAAAGGGGCTGACCTAATTGTCAGAACCGGAAAGCCTGAACAAATATTATATGAAATAGCCAGGGAAGTCAAAAGTGATTGGGTTTTTTGTAATCGGGAGCGAACGGATGAAGAAAGGAAGGTTCAGGACAGATTGGAACAAAAACTCTGGTCTATTGGACAAGAGATAAGATTTGCGAGAGGCAAGATGCTTTTATATACTTCAGATCTTCCATTTCCAATTACCCATATGCCGGACACCTTTACGAGTTTTCGCAAGGAGGTCGAGAAATTTGTGCCTGTGCGAGAACCTTTACCCAGTCCGGATAGAATTCCATTTCTCAGAACTACCTTAGATCCCGGGGCTATTCCTGATTTGAAGGACTTTGGTAAAAAAGATTTTTCTGAAAAACATCTGGAACACCAAAAATTTAAAGGGGGTGAAGATGAAGCAATCAAACAATTGAAATATTACATTTGGGATAGTCGTTTGATTGCAGGATACAAGGAAAGCAGAAATGAATTATTAGGCTGGGACTTTTCGTCCAAGTTTTCTCCCTGGTTGGCTGCGGGTTGTTTATCACCGAAATTGATTTTCAGCGAATTAAAAAAATTTGAAAATTCAGTTTTGAAAAATGACTCAACTTACTGGCTGTATTTTGAATTGTTGTGGAGAGATTTTTTCAGACTGATAGCCAAAAAACATGGAAATAAGATATTTCAATATACCGGCACCAGAAGTGTAAGCCCTGAAGGCAGAACGGATAAAAATTTGTTTAATAAGTGGGCCAAAGGGAAAACAGGTGTTCCATTTGTGGATGCCAATATGAGACAATTGAATGAAACCGGATTTATGTCCAATCGGGGAAGACAAAATGTGGCCAGTTTCTTAGCAAAGGATTTAAAAATCAATTGGCTCATGGGAGCGGAATATTTTGAATCCCTTCTGATAGATTATGACCCGTCTTCCAATTATGGTAACTGGAATTACATTGCAGGAGTAGGGAGTGATCCGAGAGAAGATCGTTATTTTAATATTTCTGTTCAGTCTAAACGATATGATCCTGATGGAAGCTTTATCAGATATTGGCTTCCCGAATTAAAAAATGCAGATAATAATTTGTTATTTAGTTCTGAGCACAAATTGAATGATCTGGTCGTATAA
- a CDS encoding helix-turn-helix domain-containing protein has protein sequence MARQHSFIELPKDDLEFLQSLKSSGKLSVRKLKRVQVLLSLHQKIEPKEIAKVVGLSFVTVYEIKNKYLEEGLMSLDEKPRPCTHLRRIKEHEEAIITSIACSEPEDGNSRWTIRLIGSKFVELSNFETVSYETIRTVLKKANLSLG, from the coding sequence ATGGCACGACAACACTCATTTATTGAATTACCCAAAGACGATCTTGAGTTTCTTCAAAGCTTAAAAAGTTCTGGTAAACTATCAGTTCGCAAATTGAAAAGGGTTCAAGTACTTTTAAGTTTGCATCAGAAGATAGAACCCAAAGAAATTGCTAAAGTGGTAGGTCTTAGTTTTGTGACAGTGTATGAGATAAAGAATAAGTATCTTGAAGAAGGATTGATGTCTCTTGACGAAAAGCCTAGACCATGTACTCATTTAAGAAGAATAAAAGAACATGAAGAAGCAATAATTACGAGTATTGCGTGTAGCGAGCCGGAGGATGGTAATAGTCGATGGACAATTCGGCTTATTGGGTCAAAGTTTGTGGAGTTAAGTAATTTTGAGACTGTCTCCTATGAAACGATAAGAACTGTTTTAAAAAAAGCCAACTTAAGCCTTGGTTAG
- a CDS encoding tail fiber domain-containing protein: MTKLIILLTIFLPAILLSQNIAINNDASEPHQSALLDISSTTKGILIPRMTTQERISISPIVLGLTVFDIDTYTYWVYRGDINGGWREMLMDFDKRWQLNGTHIYNLNNGNVGIGTNTPASKLTINGSDPVIGMMNNGISTGIIKANGFDMKINTHLENVNGKIILGTKDNDHFFIDHLGRVSIGTPTSSSALTINGSIPRFQMQHQNVNKGYLQVGNEDMTLGTNAANLLGNLNFNTKDITRMVIEPNGDVGIGTTNPATKLEVSTTADGQVLKLNAADQTFMGIWENNAYRGYVGSFYGNIADVDIGSIAGAVHLVTGSTIDLTAKAGNVGIGTENPDRKLKVVSNNTPLQQGVIHGEFTGTSTNAIGVVGMNVANQGVGTGVSGRGGNTGVEGRADLAGIGGRQGVAAFGSNGAENYGVISFANGGLHTYGIYASANGGSNTNYAGYFSGNVYTTGTYLPSDRKLKTGIVPLSGALDLINLVNPSAYNYNTDAYKHMHLPEGLQYGLIADELKLVIPGAVTKAVQPAEYENHDRENGNKLSDEVEFNAINYTAMVPILIAGVKEQQQMIEDLKKEIIEMKKLMEQR; this comes from the coding sequence ATGACAAAATTAATTATTCTATTGACAATTTTTCTTCCGGCAATATTGCTATCACAGAATATTGCGATCAATAATGACGCGTCTGAACCGCATCAATCAGCATTGCTTGACATAAGTAGTACTACCAAGGGAATCCTGATACCACGGATGACCACACAGGAAAGAATATCTATTTCTCCGATTGTCTTAGGCCTTACGGTATTTGATATAGATACCTACACTTACTGGGTGTACCGGGGAGATATCAATGGTGGCTGGAGAGAAATGTTGATGGACTTTGATAAAAGATGGCAATTAAACGGAACCCATATTTATAATCTTAATAATGGTAATGTCGGCATCGGAACCAATACCCCTGCATCAAAATTAACTATCAACGGTAGTGACCCTGTGATTGGAATGATGAACAACGGAATATCAACCGGCATAATTAAGGCAAATGGTTTTGATATGAAAATAAATACACACCTGGAAAATGTCAACGGAAAAATAATTCTCGGCACCAAAGATAATGATCATTTTTTTATAGACCATCTTGGTCGTGTTTCTATAGGAACACCAACATCCTCCTCTGCATTAACTATTAATGGTTCAATTCCACGATTTCAGATGCAACATCAAAATGTCAATAAAGGATATTTACAGGTGGGCAATGAAGATATGACTTTGGGTACGAATGCAGCTAATCTTTTAGGTAACCTGAATTTTAATACGAAGGATATAACCAGAATGGTTATTGAGCCTAACGGAGATGTAGGAATAGGAACTACAAATCCTGCAACAAAGCTCGAAGTTTCAACTACTGCTGATGGTCAGGTGCTTAAACTCAATGCAGCAGATCAAACGTTTATGGGTATTTGGGAAAATAATGCTTATCGTGGTTATGTGGGATCTTTCTACGGTAATATTGCGGATGTAGATATCGGCAGTATAGCGGGTGCTGTTCATTTGGTTACCGGTAGCACAATAGACCTGACAGCCAAAGCCGGAAATGTAGGTATTGGAACTGAAAACCCAGACCGAAAATTGAAAGTAGTAAGCAACAATACACCGCTACAGCAAGGAGTAATACACGGTGAGTTTACTGGCACTTCTACCAATGCTATTGGGGTGGTTGGTATGAACGTGGCTAACCAAGGTGTCGGAACGGGTGTATCTGGTAGGGGTGGAAACACTGGCGTTGAAGGTAGAGCTGATCTGGCTGGTATCGGCGGTAGGCAAGGCGTAGCTGCCTTTGGATCGAATGGAGCTGAAAACTACGGAGTTATTTCATTTGCAAATGGTGGACTACATACTTACGGTATATATGCATCGGCCAATGGAGGATCCAATACCAATTATGCCGGCTATTTTTCTGGTAATGTTTATACTACAGGTACGTACCTTCCAAGCGACCGTAAACTAAAAACTGGCATTGTGCCTTTAAGCGGAGCTTTGGATTTAATCAATCTTGTTAATCCTTCGGCTTACAATTATAACACCGATGCATACAAGCATATGCATCTTCCCGAAGGATTGCAATATGGTCTTATTGCCGATGAACTGAAGCTGGTCATACCCGGTGCAGTAACAAAAGCGGTACAGCCTGCCGAATACGAAAACCACGACAGGGAAAACGGTAATAAGCTTAGCGATGAAGTAGAGTTTAATGCTATCAATTACACAGCAATGGTTCCTATTCTGATAGCTGGAGTAAAAGAGCAACAACAAATGATCGAAGATTTGAAAAAAGAAATCATAGAAATGAAGAAACTTATGGAGCAACGATAG
- a CDS encoding histidine kinase, whose product MGYTQPSSFYHLSTAEGLSDNKVNIAARDKNGILWIGTSEGLNSFDGNRITAYYKNQYPEIQSDVIENILIDPQNRIWIHTNSHYLTMLDENRKFHKFLIGDTNDSRFVRTILYSPKHGVFALKSGKHYFQQKNGLFQITNSSLPFDTLISQNTVFIYGLHGDKFASYKNSILTVVDYNKMSLVWKMNLPGLCGVSHINEDEIIAFTTNGSVFYRISIKNQSILKEYTDIKDQENEPIASNLRNISRIDSSRFLITTPFSGLYLYDISKNSAYRWKHDPMDARSLGGNNTYRAKYDSSGYVFVTTLTSGLHFLNLKHHQIKSKPYFANANKEIFDGFIQSLTTDRNGVLWMGAQDRLIKWDPVTNTTTYIPCILPDGTNLSGRETFRVVTFDKSGNFWVGTTRNGILIFSNKGKLIKHFSVKGNEPIPSNWINAICEDHDGNHWIGTRRGLCMVDKNNLTINLLKDHHLLSDLSQKMVNTIWTDTKGKLWIGTGEGVFCYDKYIGTLNIYTTKQGLIDNNVLAINKDLFENTYIGTTVGLSILGKDGKFKNFTRENGLQNNRCEGILRDLNGFMWIGNLNCILRYDPINDKIFIFEDGHGFNHGGFRMRSSHKTKTGEMFWGTDKGLNWFTPEKITAISQQIRPEVNSLKYGDSIYLFTKNVKLSFPFNASGFIFNFSSGELTGISKTQFLYKLEGLDEKWQKPVSSGQAIYNKLPSGKYSFILKASRDGSVWYQAPYAIDIEVAYPWWEQDWFTLLVIAFFFSMLYLIYRSYQKKKEAIVFRETIQYFTNSGYEHSSVDDILWDICRNVIARLGFEDCVIYVPDQERKVYIQKAALGKKSTSNNKIFQPIEIPFGKGIVGQAGQTSKSVIIADTTKSAIYIKDDATRLSELTVPIIHDGQVIGIIDSENPKKNFYTLKHLEIIETIASLCANKISRSMALELMKKSEKELMALKVKMAESRFLNLRLQMNPHFIFNSLSAIQHLIVTGQTTKAYKYLSTFSNFLRSLLKFAECNFISIDDEIRMLGMYLELESLRFDQTFNFNIIVDESLTNEELLVPSLLVQPFVENAIWHGLLHKEGDKSLKIEFQNVDDEYINCMIEDNGVGRLKSAEIQKNKISVSKDESRGIHIVKERLFMLQQKAGKPASVQIVDLINEAGDASGTKIIVTIPFYNQNES is encoded by the coding sequence TTGGGGTATACACAACCTTCGTCTTTTTACCATTTGAGTACTGCAGAAGGATTAAGTGATAATAAAGTAAATATTGCAGCAAGAGATAAAAACGGTATTTTATGGATTGGTACATCGGAAGGGTTAAACAGTTTTGATGGCAATAGAATCACAGCATATTATAAAAATCAATACCCTGAAATTCAGTCAGATGTGATTGAAAATATTCTTATTGATCCACAAAACAGAATTTGGATACACACTAATTCTCATTATCTGACGATGTTGGATGAAAATAGAAAATTTCATAAATTTCTTATTGGTGATACGAATGATTCAAGATTTGTAAGAACTATTTTATACAGTCCAAAACATGGCGTTTTTGCTTTGAAATCCGGCAAACACTACTTTCAACAAAAAAATGGTCTTTTTCAAATTACAAATTCAAGTTTACCTTTTGACACTTTGATCAGTCAGAACACAGTATTTATTTATGGGCTTCATGGCGACAAATTTGCTTCCTATAAAAACAGTATTTTGACAGTAGTTGATTACAACAAGATGAGTTTAGTGTGGAAAATGAATCTTCCCGGCCTTTGTGGAGTAAGCCACATAAATGAGGATGAAATTATTGCTTTTACAACAAATGGCTCAGTGTTCTACAGAATAAGTATTAAAAATCAAAGTATATTGAAAGAATATACAGACATTAAAGATCAGGAAAATGAACCCATTGCAAGTAATTTGAGGAATATTTCCCGAATAGATTCATCAAGATTTTTAATCACTACACCTTTTTCCGGGCTTTATCTTTATGATATTTCAAAAAATTCAGCTTACAGATGGAAACATGATCCGATGGATGCCAGAAGTCTGGGAGGCAATAATACATATAGAGCAAAATATGATAGCAGTGGATATGTGTTTGTCACAACATTGACTTCCGGACTCCATTTTTTAAATCTAAAACACCATCAAATTAAAAGTAAACCTTATTTTGCGAATGCCAATAAGGAAATATTTGATGGTTTTATCCAATCGTTGACCACAGATCGAAATGGTGTATTGTGGATGGGAGCGCAGGACCGTCTTATAAAATGGGACCCCGTTACAAATACCACCACGTATATACCTTGCATATTGCCCGATGGAACCAATCTGAGTGGAAGGGAAACATTCAGAGTGGTCACTTTTGATAAATCCGGAAACTTCTGGGTTGGTACGACAAGAAATGGCATCTTAATATTCAGTAATAAAGGAAAACTGATAAAACATTTTTCTGTAAAAGGAAATGAACCTATACCGTCCAATTGGATCAATGCAATTTGCGAAGATCATGATGGAAATCATTGGATAGGAACCCGTCGGGGACTTTGTATGGTGGATAAAAACAATCTGACCATAAACTTATTAAAGGATCACCATCTATTGTCTGATCTCAGCCAGAAAATGGTTAATACAATTTGGACAGACACAAAAGGTAAACTATGGATTGGGACAGGTGAAGGAGTATTCTGTTATGATAAATATATTGGTACATTAAATATATATACTACCAAACAAGGTCTTATAGACAATAATGTCCTTGCCATTAATAAGGATTTGTTCGAAAACACATATATTGGGACTACCGTAGGTCTCTCTATTCTTGGAAAAGATGGAAAATTTAAAAATTTTACAAGAGAAAACGGTTTACAGAATAACAGATGCGAGGGCATACTTCGGGACCTAAATGGATTTATGTGGATAGGCAATTTGAATTGTATTTTGCGGTATGACCCAATAAACGATAAAATTTTTATTTTTGAAGATGGTCATGGATTTAATCATGGTGGTTTCAGGATGCGATCATCCCATAAGACAAAAACCGGTGAGATGTTCTGGGGTACAGATAAGGGACTTAATTGGTTTACGCCTGAGAAAATCACAGCTATTTCACAGCAGATTAGGCCTGAAGTCAATTCATTAAAATATGGAGATTCTATTTATTTATTTACCAAAAATGTAAAACTTTCTTTCCCCTTTAACGCATCGGGTTTTATTTTTAATTTTTCTTCCGGGGAATTGACTGGAATCTCAAAAACACAGTTTTTATACAAATTGGAAGGATTAGATGAAAAATGGCAGAAACCTGTCAGTTCGGGACAAGCTATATATAATAAACTGCCGTCAGGGAAATATTCTTTTATTTTGAAGGCTTCAAGAGATGGCAGTGTTTGGTATCAGGCACCTTACGCTATTGATATAGAAGTTGCATACCCCTGGTGGGAGCAGGATTGGTTTACGCTTTTGGTTATCGCTTTTTTCTTTTCAATGTTGTATTTAATTTACCGTTCATATCAGAAAAAGAAGGAAGCAATTGTATTTAGGGAGACTATCCAATATTTTACTAATTCAGGTTATGAACATTCATCTGTTGATGACATCCTTTGGGATATATGCAGAAATGTAATTGCCAGGCTTGGTTTTGAAGACTGTGTCATTTACGTTCCTGATCAGGAAAGAAAAGTCTATATCCAGAAAGCCGCATTGGGAAAAAAGAGCACCAGTAACAATAAAATTTTTCAACCAATAGAAATTCCATTTGGAAAAGGTATAGTGGGTCAAGCAGGACAAACCAGCAAATCCGTTATTATAGCAGATACAACCAAATCTGCCATATACATTAAAGATGATGCTACCAGACTGTCCGAATTGACGGTTCCTATCATCCATGACGGGCAGGTGATTGGAATTATTGATTCAGAAAATCCTAAAAAGAACTTTTACACATTAAAACACCTGGAAATCATTGAAACGATTGCATCACTATGTGCCAATAAAATTTCAAGGTCAATGGCCCTTGAATTGATGAAAAAAAGTGAAAAAGAATTGATGGCACTCAAGGTAAAAATGGCAGAATCGAGATTTCTGAATCTTAGATTACAAATGAATCCGCATTTTATATTTAATTCGCTTAGTGCCATCCAACATTTGATCGTAACCGGACAAACCACAAAAGCCTATAAATACCTCAGCACTTTTTCTAATTTTCTGAGATCTTTATTAAAATTTGCAGAATGTAATTTTATTTCCATAGATGACGAAATCAGAATGTTAGGCATGTATCTGGAATTGGAATCATTACGTTTTGATCAAACGTTTAATTTCAATATCATCGTTGATGAAAGTCTGACTAATGAAGAATTACTAGTACCGTCACTATTGGTTCAGCCATTTGTGGAAAATGCCATCTGGCACGGATTGTTGCACAAGGAAGGAGATAAAAGTCTGAAAATTGAGTTTCAAAATGTGGATGATGAATACATTAACTGTATGATTGAGGACAATGGGGTAGGGCGTTTAAAATCAGCTGAAATACAGAAAAATAAAATCAGTGTCTCAAAAGATGAAAGCCGAGGCATACACATTGTAAAAGAAAGACTATTCATGCTTCAACAAAAAGCTGGTAAACCGGCGTCAGTTCAAATTGTGGATTTAATAAATGAAGCCGGTGATGCATCGGGCACAAAAATAATTGTTACTATTCCATTTTATAATCAGAATGAATCATGA
- a CDS encoding response regulator transcription factor — MIKAIIVDDEHASIELLQWLISEYTPEITEVKSARSVKDAVALISDFMPDIVFLDINMPHQSGFDLLTTVQNWNFEVIFTTAYNEFAIQAIRFSALDYLLKPIDESELKKAIERFQAKRVYAPAGQELYRNFIQNISQGKKEKFKLALSDTKEVKYVQMEEIVRLQAESNYTNIYYEKNKVFFSAKTLKEYEVMLHGQGFLRVHKSHLVNPMHIMMYDKQGFLGLSDGSKVEVSRRKRDFIQNALSNKL, encoded by the coding sequence ATGATAAAAGCAATCATTGTTGATGACGAACACGCATCTATTGAATTACTTCAATGGCTTATTAGCGAATATACCCCGGAAATAACAGAAGTAAAATCTGCCAGAAGTGTAAAAGATGCCGTAGCATTAATCAGTGATTTTATGCCTGATATTGTGTTCCTTGATATAAATATGCCACACCAAAGTGGATTTGACCTGTTGACCACGGTGCAAAACTGGAATTTTGAAGTTATTTTTACCACAGCATACAATGAATTTGCAATCCAGGCTATAAGGTTTAGCGCATTGGACTATTTGTTGAAACCGATTGATGAATCAGAACTCAAAAAAGCCATAGAAAGATTTCAGGCCAAAAGAGTGTATGCTCCTGCCGGACAAGAGCTCTATAGAAATTTCATTCAGAATATTTCACAGGGCAAAAAAGAAAAATTTAAGTTGGCACTTTCAGACACCAAAGAAGTCAAATATGTTCAAATGGAAGAGATAGTGCGTTTACAGGCAGAAAGTAATTATACAAATATCTATTATGAAAAAAACAAAGTATTTTTTTCTGCCAAAACACTAAAGGAATATGAAGTGATGCTTCATGGTCAGGGATTTTTGCGGGTTCATAAATCACATCTTGTCAACCCGATGCATATCATGATGTATGATAAACAAGGTTTTTTAGGTTTAAGTGATGGTTCCAAAGTGGAAGTATCTAGACGAAAACGTGATTTTATCCAAAATGCATTGAGTAATAAATTATAG
- a CDS encoding phosphatidylserine decarboxylase family protein — protein MKIHKEGYSTLILSFLLLAILNTVFYYFFEDSFWQSFVAGFSTVLFIFLLSFFRKPNRSVKEPDEGVVLSPCDGKVVVIEKVTENEFIKGECIMVSVFMSPLNVHINWYPVNGSVLYTKYHPGKFLAAWNPKASEENERTSIGLSFTHGKLLLRQVAGALARRIVFYSRENQTATQGDELGFIKFGSRVDLYLPINAKVRVKLDDVVTGNRSVIADF, from the coding sequence ATGAAAATACATAAAGAAGGATACAGTACACTTATATTGAGTTTTTTACTGCTTGCCATTTTAAATACAGTATTCTACTATTTTTTTGAAGACAGTTTCTGGCAATCATTTGTGGCAGGTTTCAGTACTGTTTTATTTATTTTCCTGTTGTCTTTTTTCAGAAAACCGAACAGGTCTGTAAAAGAACCTGATGAAGGGGTTGTATTATCCCCCTGCGACGGTAAGGTTGTCGTTATTGAAAAAGTGACAGAAAATGAATTTATAAAAGGTGAATGTATCATGGTATCTGTATTTATGTCCCCTTTAAATGTTCATATTAATTGGTATCCTGTCAATGGCTCTGTTCTATATACAAAATACCATCCCGGCAAGTTTCTGGCTGCCTGGAATCCAAAAGCATCTGAAGAAAACGAACGCACAAGTATCGGCCTATCATTTACACACGGCAAATTATTGCTCAGACAGGTAGCAGGTGCATTGGCAAGAAGAATCGTTTTTTATTCCAGAGAAAATCAAACGGCAACACAGGGTGATGAGCTCGGTTTTATAAAATTTGGTTCGAGAGTGGACCTGTATCTTCCCATAAATGCAAAGGTTAGGGTGAAATTAGATGATGTTGTGACGGGAAACAGGAGTGTAATTGCAGATTTTTAA
- a CDS encoding phosphatidate cytidylyltransferase: MNKNQVLRQRTSTGILFGLVVLSLLYISSISAIFLLVLIAGIGSSEYFAIVRKENEISNLYMAIPTLATIVLCFLIDPNSIIFFILTILSMIFCIAGIVHLWKSFFNHKKLPILISTLYLGLPLGLTAGFVYHSPDYPRSVLISLILLIWANDSFAYLVGSRIGKTKLFESISPKKTWEGFLGGIFFTLLTAIIIHLLSGSYSMFIWIVIALTVSVIGTLGDLFESSLKRNFKVKDSGNLLPGHGGILDRFDSFIYILPFILFLLLF, from the coding sequence ATGAATAAAAATCAGGTACTTAGGCAACGGACTTCTACAGGGATTCTTTTTGGATTGGTTGTATTATCACTTTTGTATATAAGTAGCATTTCAGCAATCTTTCTTTTAGTTCTGATTGCGGGTATAGGTAGTTCTGAATATTTTGCAATCGTCAGAAAAGAAAATGAAATTTCTAATTTGTACATGGCCATTCCAACCCTGGCAACAATAGTTTTATGTTTTCTGATTGACCCAAATAGTATAATATTTTTTATCCTGACTATTTTATCGATGATATTTTGTATTGCAGGGATTGTACACCTTTGGAAAAGTTTTTTCAATCATAAAAAGCTTCCCATTCTGATTTCTACACTTTATCTGGGTTTACCTTTAGGTTTAACGGCAGGATTTGTTTATCACAGCCCCGATTATCCAAGATCAGTTTTAATAAGTCTTATCCTGTTGATATGGGCCAATGATTCATTCGCATATCTTGTTGGTTCTAGAATTGGCAAAACAAAGCTTTTTGAAAGTATATCGCCCAAAAAGACCTGGGAAGGATTTTTAGGAGGAATATTTTTTACTTTATTAACGGCAATTATTATTCATCTCTTATCCGGAAGCTACAGCATGTTTATATGGATAGTCATTGCATTAACAGTCTCCGTAATTGGGACTTTAGGCGATCTTTTTGAATCCTCTTTGAAGCGAAATTTCAAGGTAAAAGACTCCGGAAATCTGTTGCCCGGTCACGGTGGAATATTAGATAGATTCGATAGTTTTATCTATATATTGCCATTTATATTATTTTTGCTCCTTTTTTAG
- a CDS encoding CPBP family intramembrane metalloprotease, with protein sequence MNSSFTFRIIFLISIILLGLMVVSLISMGLLKSQGIELTSEDSLMLLINKPEYSGLVKFYIGFNHTFIFILCPVLFLLIFYKNKVTDYLKIKSFRVDLLFLSLVLLFCAFPLMGYLSILTEKIEFPDWLQSMDKSSMDSLKAILKMNSTSDLMVNIFLIGVLPAIGEELLFRGIIQNELKIKLNRPYIAIVITAFVFSAFHFQVGGFLPKMLIGLILGFAYHLSNSIWVPVLIHFINNTFATLLVYFIGLDPEITPVSSENAISHSAALISFLLCVFLIYYMTISFKTTASHE encoded by the coding sequence TTGAATAGCTCCTTCACGTTCAGAATTATTTTTCTTATTTCCATTATACTTTTAGGCTTAATGGTGGTCAGCTTGATTTCCATGGGGTTGCTAAAATCACAAGGTATTGAACTTACTTCAGAAGATTCGTTGATGTTATTGATAAACAAACCTGAATATTCCGGACTGGTTAAGTTTTATATAGGTTTCAATCATACTTTTATTTTTATCCTTTGTCCTGTTCTATTTTTATTGATTTTTTATAAAAATAAAGTTACTGATTATCTGAAAATAAAAAGTTTTAGGGTTGATTTGCTTTTCCTCTCCTTGGTTTTACTTTTTTGTGCCTTTCCCTTAATGGGCTATCTCAGCATCTTAACAGAAAAAATTGAATTTCCGGATTGGCTGCAAAGCATGGATAAGAGTAGCATGGATTCACTCAAAGCTATATTAAAAATGAATAGCACTTCAGATTTGATGGTCAATATTTTTCTGATTGGAGTTTTGCCTGCTATCGGCGAAGAACTGCTTTTCAGAGGAATCATTCAGAATGAATTAAAAATCAAGCTCAACAGACCTTATATAGCTATTGTCATTACTGCATTTGTTTTCAGCGCTTTTCATTTTCAGGTGGGTGGTTTTTTACCTAAAATGTTAATCGGACTTATTCTTGGTTTTGCATACCACCTGAGTAATAGTATTTGGGTACCGGTACTGATTCATTTTATTAATAATACTTTTGCAACATTATTAGTGTATTTTATTGGGTTAGATCCTGAAATCACGCCTGTTTCATCCGAAAACGCAATCTCACACAGTGCGGCTTTGATTTCATTTCTTTTATGTGTTTTTTTGATTTACTATATGACTATTTCATTCAAAACAACAGCTTCACATGAATAA